Genomic window (uncultured Hyphomonas sp.):
TTGTCCTATTCCTTCCGCCTGTCCGATCATAGCCTGACTGAGGGGGTGCGCCGCATCGCGCGCAGCCAGATCGAGACAGCGATTACCGAGATTGACGATGAGACGCTTGGCCCGGTGACGACCGTCCACCAGTTGCGCAAGCGCTGCAAGAAAATCCGCGGGCTCGTGCGTCTCGTGCGGCCGGGCTTCAAGGCCTATGCGGACGAGAACGCCGCATTCCGGGACCTGTCACGCGGCCTTGCGGACCTGCGCGATGCGGGCGCCCTGCTGGAAACCGTCGCGGCGCTGGAAGCGCGCTTCGGCGAGGTGATTGGCGGCACCTTCTTTGCCGATGTGCGCGAGACGCTCGCCGCCGCCAGCCCGCCCGCAGGCGATGAAGACGTCACGGACAGGCTCGCAGGCGCACGCGCCGCGTTCGAGGACGCCCTCACCCGCACGGATGGCTGGAAAGTGAAGGGCAAGGCGCCGGATATCCTCGGCCGCGGCGTGGCGCAGACCTATAAGCGCGCCGTGAAGACGCTGGCGGACGCCGAAGACGATGGCACGCCGGTCGAGTTCCATGAGTTCCGCAAGCGGGTGAAGTATCACTGGTATCACATGCGCCTCATGAAACATGTCTGGCCGAAAATGATCCATGCACGGATTGTCGAGGCACGGCATCTGGCAACGTCTCTGGGAGACCTGCACGATCTGGCTGTCTTCCGGCTGACCGTATTGCCGCTGATTGAACATGCCGATGCCAAAGTGGGCGAAGTGCTGGGCGGCCTGATCGAGGCGGAGGAAAAACGCCTCGCGCCGGATTGCCTGCACCATGGCCACCGCCTGTTCGCCGAAAAGCCGCGTCCGTTCGGCGAGAGTATCGGCGCGTACTGGACCACCTGGCAGGAGACGGCCCAGATCTGATTGTGGGCCTGATTTCCTCTTGAACCCGGCCGCGCCCGGTTCTATCTCCCCCTTCCCTCGTATTGCCGCGGCTGCTGACCCCGACAATATGAGGAAAAGACAATGTCACACCCCGCAAGCCGGGCCGCGCGACGCGTGGAGGCCCGCAAGCATGATGGCGACCGGAAGGTCGAGCCCACCCATCGCGGCTTTGAACAGAAAAGCTGGAAACTGATCTACCGGCGGGCGAACAAGCTTGGCCGCGCGCGCCAGATCGGCAAGATATGGCCGCACCGGGAATGGGAGAAACTGATGGCCGATGCAGAACCGGTAAAGGTCCTGTTCGTCTGCAGCCACAACAAATGGCGCAGCCCGACGGGCGAAGCCATGTTCTCCCGCGCCCCCGGCGTCGCCACCCGCTCGGCCGGCACGGCGCACAATGCCCGGCACAGGATCACCGTGGCGGACGTCCGCTGGGCCGACATGATCCTCGTCATGGAGGACAAGCACGAACAGCGCCTGCGCGCCGATTTCCGTCAGGAAGTCGCCTACAAGGCGCTGCACGTGCTGGAGATTCCGGACGACTACCAGTTCATGGAAGATGAGCTGATCGAGCTGCTGCGCGCAAAGTGCGAACCGCTGATCTTCGGGGACGCGTAATCGCGTCTGGCCACGGGCCGTCCGCTTGCAGGAAGGACGAGTCTGGTCTTTACTCCGCCAGCCCGTGGCAAGAACTTGCGAGAGAGTCCCAGCGGTTCACCAGCACCGAGTTTTGCTGGAAGCGGACCCTGTATAAGTCCGTCAACGCTTGGACTCGCGCTGTAGTTTTATCACTCACAGGTACAATGGCAGTGACGCGCTTTGAATCTTCGT
Coding sequences:
- a CDS encoding CHAD domain-containing protein; translation: MSYSFRLSDHSLTEGVRRIARSQIETAITEIDDETLGPVTTVHQLRKRCKKIRGLVRLVRPGFKAYADENAAFRDLSRGLADLRDAGALLETVAALEARFGEVIGGTFFADVRETLAAASPPAGDEDVTDRLAGARAAFEDALTRTDGWKVKGKAPDILGRGVAQTYKRAVKTLADAEDDGTPVEFHEFRKRVKYHWYHMRLMKHVWPKMIHARIVEARHLATSLGDLHDLAVFRLTVLPLIEHADAKVGEVLGGLIEAEEKRLAPDCLHHGHRLFAEKPRPFGESIGAYWTTWQETAQI